The Planococcus liqunii genome includes a region encoding these proteins:
- a CDS encoding DegV family protein produces MRLFADSASDLPKHFFTEEDVILFPLRVHIGDKDFEDIRTIHSKEVYDAIRSDIHPKTSQVSPEEMLNAFEQLAKAGDEGYYIAFSSELSGTYSTAVMVADQVREEYPNLKLTILDSKAASLGYGTLVKEAARLRAAGHSLNEIIEKTRFMAEHMESLFTVEDLDYMAKGGRISKGSAFVGGLLNIKPLLHVEEGKLVPIEKLRGRKKVLRRMVELMQERGVDWGKQTIAISHGDDLEFAQLLKKEIEDSLHPKQVDIYMIGSVIAAHTGPGTLAVFYLNQVDM; encoded by the coding sequence ATGAGATTATTTGCAGACAGCGCTTCTGATTTGCCGAAACATTTTTTCACAGAGGAAGATGTTATTTTATTCCCCCTCCGCGTGCATATTGGAGATAAGGACTTCGAAGACATCCGCACTATCCATTCCAAAGAAGTTTATGACGCCATCCGTTCGGATATTCATCCGAAAACGTCCCAAGTATCTCCGGAAGAAATGTTAAACGCCTTTGAGCAATTGGCCAAAGCGGGCGATGAAGGGTATTACATCGCCTTTTCTTCTGAGTTATCTGGTACATACAGCACAGCGGTCATGGTAGCCGATCAAGTGCGGGAAGAGTATCCGAATTTGAAACTGACCATCCTTGATTCAAAAGCGGCATCTCTTGGCTATGGCACGCTTGTAAAAGAGGCGGCTAGGCTTCGCGCTGCCGGCCATTCCCTGAACGAGATTATTGAAAAGACCCGTTTTATGGCAGAACATATGGAAAGTCTTTTCACAGTTGAAGACTTGGACTATATGGCCAAAGGCGGCCGCATCTCCAAAGGCAGTGCTTTTGTCGGCGGATTATTGAATATTAAACCGCTATTGCATGTGGAAGAAGGAAAACTGGTCCCGATTGAAAAGCTGCGCGGCCGGAAAAAAGTTTTGAGGCGGATGGTCGAATTGATGCAGGAACGCGGCGTCGATTGGGGAAAACAGACGATTGCCATCAGCCATGGCGATGACTTGGAGTTTGCCCAGTTATTGAAAAAGGAAATCGAAGACAGCCTCCATCCTAAACAAGTGGATATTTATATGATCGGTTCTGTGATTGCCGCCCATACCGGACCAGGCACTCTTGCTGTTTTTTACTTGAATCAAGTCGATATGTGA
- a CDS encoding CoA-disulfide reductase has translation MSKIVIVGAVGGGATVAGQIRFYDPDADITIFDRDSTMSYAACGTPYVIGNIIKEPESLLMADPQQFKEKRNIDVFLKHEVLEIQRQFKQVLVRNLDSGEQFAEPYDTLILAPGGSAVIPEVDGLPSANVFVLRSYDDMEGIQHFIKENKPKTCVISGAGFIGLEMAENLKHLGLKVQIVHKSSQVMSILDTDISERIEAELAANNIHLHKDTVITKAGPQAVELSDGSQLEADFIIMSVGIKPNTELAEGAGLPIGKTGGIVTNEYMQTEDPSIFALGDASENTDMITGDAKRVPLAWPAHRQAFLIAQKLSGNAIPKKGLLGTSVVKIFSLTVAMTGLNERTIRSKGLAYKTVVHQGNSNAGYYPDHAKIMLKIHYDADSRKILGAQCIGGKGVDKRIDVLVTAIYAGLTIDDLQALELSYAPPYSSPKDPINMAGYKAFGK, from the coding sequence GTGAGTAAAATCGTCATTGTCGGTGCAGTAGGAGGCGGTGCTACAGTAGCCGGCCAAATCCGTTTTTACGACCCGGATGCAGACATCACCATTTTCGACCGGGATTCAACGATGTCTTATGCCGCCTGTGGCACCCCTTACGTTATAGGCAATATCATCAAAGAACCTGAATCCTTGCTGATGGCAGATCCGCAGCAATTCAAGGAAAAACGGAATATTGACGTTTTCCTGAAGCATGAAGTGCTGGAAATCCAGCGCCAATTCAAGCAGGTCCTCGTCCGGAATCTGGATTCGGGTGAGCAATTTGCCGAACCATACGATACACTCATCCTGGCTCCCGGCGGCTCCGCCGTCATACCGGAAGTCGACGGCCTGCCTTCTGCCAATGTGTTTGTGCTCCGCAGCTACGACGATATGGAGGGCATCCAGCACTTCATCAAGGAAAACAAGCCGAAAACCTGTGTCATCTCGGGCGCCGGTTTTATCGGCTTGGAAATGGCTGAGAATTTGAAGCATTTAGGCCTCAAAGTTCAGATTGTCCACAAATCCAGCCAGGTCATGTCCATTCTCGATACAGACATTTCCGAGCGAATTGAAGCTGAACTGGCAGCCAACAATATCCATTTGCATAAAGACACGGTAATTACGAAAGCCGGGCCGCAAGCGGTAGAACTTTCCGATGGAAGCCAGCTGGAAGCGGATTTCATCATCATGAGCGTCGGCATAAAGCCGAACACGGAATTGGCGGAAGGAGCCGGCCTTCCAATTGGCAAAACCGGCGGAATTGTAACCAACGAATATATGCAGACCGAAGACCCCTCCATCTTTGCGCTGGGTGATGCGTCTGAAAATACCGATATGATTACCGGCGATGCCAAACGGGTTCCGCTCGCCTGGCCCGCCCACCGGCAAGCATTTTTAATTGCCCAGAAGTTGAGCGGCAATGCCATACCGAAAAAAGGGCTGCTCGGCACTTCGGTCGTCAAAATCTTTTCGCTGACGGTGGCGATGACCGGCCTGAACGAACGGACGATCCGCAGCAAAGGATTAGCCTATAAAACCGTCGTTCACCAAGGCAATTCCAATGCCGGCTATTATCCCGATCATGCGAAAATTATGCTGAAAATCCATTACGATGCGGACAGCCGAAAAATCCTCGGGGCCCAGTGCATCGGCGGCAAAGGCGTCGACAAACGGATCGACGTCCTCGTCACCGCCATTTACGCAGGGCTGACAATCGACGATTTGCAGGCATTGGAACTGAGCTATGCCCCTCCCTATTCGTCGCCAAAAGATCCAATTAACATGGCGGGCTATAAAGCGTTTGGCAAGTGA
- a CDS encoding alpha-amylase family glycosyl hydrolase, translated as MKAKWIGRVLIGMLALGMVQPAAAEETKTIEDEIIYDVLVDRYFNKSIQNDYDVNAQDPADFSGGDFAGVEDQVLYVKEMGFTVMSIGPVFSSATYDGQQVLDYNKFERHFGTEEEFKTLIDAVHEQDIKVMVDVPTQNLSKDHVWAVENPEWFEENEDGTLALDTTNSGVQEALIETFSKFVQEYEVDGLKLQNADQLDAGFIKDFSEAIKEIQNIYLINDVEMEPVEGLDAVVLPGAEEALRNSYKQFDQGSSEVPAVIEESAGHLVRVDSLLGSRFTADIVAERGFPPTRWRLMATQLLTMPGIPIMQYGTETAMNGEALPESHQILNMAVDEELIDHITNLTTLRNSSSALRTGDTEVLHEEDGWLVYKRFNDEESWIVAINNTSSTQSITIPADIIGSDKELQGLFENDRVRQEANGEYRISLERELAETYHVTDETGFNKAYIAALAVLYIVFMIFLWVVWRKGKQRKADEAAKNKR; from the coding sequence TTGAAAGCAAAATGGATTGGGAGAGTCTTGATCGGAATGCTGGCACTTGGCATGGTGCAGCCGGCTGCAGCTGAAGAAACAAAGACGATTGAAGACGAAATTATATATGATGTATTGGTGGACAGGTATTTTAATAAATCGATCCAAAACGATTATGACGTGAATGCACAGGATCCAGCTGATTTTAGCGGCGGCGATTTTGCCGGTGTCGAGGACCAGGTGCTGTACGTCAAAGAAATGGGCTTTACGGTAATGTCCATTGGACCTGTTTTTTCATCCGCTACATATGATGGCCAGCAAGTGCTGGACTACAATAAATTTGAGCGCCATTTTGGAACAGAAGAAGAATTTAAAACGCTGATTGATGCAGTACATGAGCAAGACATCAAAGTGATGGTGGATGTGCCGACACAGAACCTCAGCAAAGACCATGTATGGGCAGTAGAAAATCCGGAATGGTTCGAAGAAAATGAAGACGGCACCTTGGCGCTGGATACAACAAATTCAGGCGTACAGGAAGCCTTGATTGAAACCTTCAGTAAATTCGTGCAGGAATATGAAGTGGATGGCTTGAAACTTCAGAATGCAGATCAATTGGATGCCGGTTTCATCAAAGATTTTTCTGAAGCCATTAAAGAAATCCAGAATATTTACTTGATCAATGATGTGGAAATGGAGCCGGTTGAAGGACTGGATGCGGTCGTGTTGCCGGGGGCAGAAGAGGCTTTGCGGAACTCGTACAAGCAATTTGACCAGGGTTCTTCTGAGGTGCCAGCTGTAATTGAGGAAAGCGCTGGCCATTTGGTCCGCGTTGACTCGCTGTTAGGTTCGCGGTTTACAGCGGATATCGTGGCAGAAAGAGGATTTCCGCCGACTCGCTGGCGTTTAATGGCTACTCAATTGCTGACAATGCCTGGCATTCCAATCATGCAATACGGGACAGAAACCGCAATGAATGGGGAAGCCTTGCCGGAGTCCCATCAGATTTTAAACATGGCAGTGGATGAAGAATTGATCGATCATATCACCAATTTGACGACGCTGCGCAATTCTTCTTCAGCACTCCGTACCGGAGACACGGAAGTTCTTCATGAGGAAGATGGCTGGCTTGTCTATAAGCGCTTCAATGACGAAGAGTCATGGATTGTCGCGATTAACAACACTTCCTCCACTCAAAGCATTACAATTCCAGCAGATATAATTGGCAGCGATAAAGAGCTGCAGGGACTGTTTGAAAACGACCGGGTGCGCCAGGAAGCTAATGGAGAATACCGGATTTCCTTGGAACGTGAATTGGCGGAGACCTATCACGTTACGGACGAAACCGGCTTTAACAAAGCGTATATCGCAGCACTGGCCGTATTGTATATTGTCTTCATGATTTTCCTTTGGGTGGTCTGGAGAAAAGGCAAACAACGGAAAGCAGACGAAGCGGCGAAAAATAAACGATAA
- a CDS encoding YisL family protein has product MDFLTDSTHVHITTWVIGIVLFLVAAFMNPASKGRKIVHMVARLFYILILISGLALFIEYSSSDAMMYGLKFLFGFVTIGMMEMVLVRSKKQKPVTMFWALFAVSLFVTLFIGFMLPIGLDLF; this is encoded by the coding sequence TTGGACTTTTTAACTGATTCTACGCATGTACACATTACGACATGGGTCATTGGAATTGTGCTGTTTTTGGTAGCAGCTTTCATGAACCCTGCAAGCAAAGGGCGCAAAATTGTGCATATGGTAGCGCGCTTGTTTTACATTTTAATCTTGATTTCCGGATTGGCATTGTTCATCGAGTATTCTTCATCGGATGCAATGATGTACGGCCTGAAATTCCTTTTCGGCTTCGTGACGATTGGAATGATGGAAATGGTATTGGTTCGTTCGAAAAAACAAAAACCGGTAACAATGTTCTGGGCGCTGTTCGCAGTTTCTTTGTTTGTTACATTGTTCATCGGTTTTATGTTGCCAATCGGATTGGACTTGTTCTAA
- a CDS encoding fumarylacetoacetate hydrolase family protein, with protein MKLLSFRFEEEERFGPKVKKEEAVWDVLAVQQELQILPSFPSRLIEGIPQGMEFVEQIRKLTEAAAKSDNPEQFKRSFSNIEWLAPISRTPKNIICIGKNYADHAKEMGAEAPVDLVVFTKTPQTIAADEQTVSVHSDVTDSYDYEGELAVVIGKKGKSIPKQMAYDYVFGYTIANDLTARDLQSKHQQYFLGKSLEGSCPMGPYLVTKDEIPEAQDLSIVTKVNDEVRQNGNTGNMIRRVDDLVAEVSKYITLEPGDVILTGTPAGVGKGFNPPKFLKAGDTVKVSIESIGTLVTHLS; from the coding sequence ATGAAGCTGTTATCTTTTCGATTTGAGGAAGAAGAACGTTTTGGACCAAAAGTGAAAAAAGAGGAAGCTGTATGGGATGTTTTAGCCGTTCAGCAAGAACTGCAAATTTTGCCATCTTTCCCATCTCGGCTAATTGAAGGAATACCTCAGGGAATGGAATTTGTAGAACAAATCCGTAAATTGACGGAAGCAGCTGCCAAGTCCGATAACCCTGAGCAATTCAAACGCTCTTTTTCAAATATCGAATGGCTAGCACCTATATCACGAACTCCCAAAAATATTATCTGCATTGGCAAAAACTATGCAGACCATGCGAAAGAAATGGGAGCGGAAGCGCCTGTCGATTTAGTGGTCTTTACGAAAACACCGCAGACCATTGCAGCCGATGAGCAAACCGTTTCAGTCCATAGCGATGTAACGGATTCCTATGACTATGAAGGGGAACTGGCTGTCGTCATCGGAAAAAAAGGCAAATCGATTCCGAAGCAAATGGCTTATGATTATGTTTTCGGTTATACAATCGCCAACGACTTGACTGCACGCGATCTTCAAAGCAAGCATCAACAGTACTTTTTAGGGAAAAGCTTGGAAGGCTCGTGCCCAATGGGACCTTACTTGGTAACAAAAGATGAAATTCCGGAAGCACAGGATTTGTCGATTGTGACGAAAGTGAACGATGAAGTTCGCCAAAATGGTAACACAGGAAATATGATCCGCCGCGTAGATGATTTGGTAGCGGAAGTATCCAAATACATTACGCTTGAACCGGGCGATGTTATTTTAACCGGAACACCTGCTGGAGTAGGCAAAGGGTTTAACCCGCCTAAATTCCTGAAAGCTGGCGATACCGTAAAAGTTTCAATCGAATCGATTGGAACGCTCGTCACACATTTGTCATAA
- a CDS encoding DUF418 domain-containing protein — protein sequence MKLQPVALNERVYAIDLMRGFALLGILLINMLTFHSPFSYIDPYKWFDGALDTEVFSALDIFVQASFYPLFSMLFGYGLAMQFMKAQKNQRPFMPIAVKRLLILLAFGIIHAFLIWYGDILITYAITGFFLLGFIRLKPAWLLGLAAAIYVIPQIFLLGLMFVAVSIDPNIYTGMQEVQSSLAAYPSGTFAEIFSQRFDDWMYSNNPTSYFYLIITILPFLMVGAAAAKVQLIERAAHYRKLWISLAVGGLVIGLLLKSTPLLIDNNYAFQYLQDIFGGPLVAVGYAALIALMAQSNGLRKLLSPLAKAGRMSLTTYIGQSIIATFIFYSYGLGLYGQVDVLTGTWIALGIFAIQLIFAELWLSKFAQGPLEYLSRRLTYGRNLEKSNNSKR from the coding sequence GTGAAGTTACAGCCCGTAGCATTAAACGAACGCGTCTATGCAATCGATTTGATGAGAGGATTTGCTCTGTTGGGCATCCTGCTCATCAATATGCTGACGTTCCACTCACCATTTTCTTATATCGATCCATACAAGTGGTTTGACGGCGCATTGGATACAGAAGTATTCAGCGCGCTTGATATTTTTGTCCAGGCTAGCTTTTATCCGTTATTTTCTATGTTATTCGGGTATGGTTTAGCTATGCAGTTCATGAAAGCGCAGAAAAACCAACGGCCCTTTATGCCAATTGCTGTAAAGCGGCTGTTGATTCTTCTGGCTTTTGGAATCATTCATGCATTTTTAATCTGGTACGGTGATATTTTAATCACCTATGCCATTACAGGGTTTTTCCTGCTTGGTTTTATCCGCTTGAAACCCGCTTGGCTTTTAGGACTGGCAGCGGCAATTTATGTTATTCCGCAAATCTTTTTGCTGGGCCTAATGTTCGTAGCAGTATCGATTGATCCGAACATCTACACAGGCATGCAGGAAGTGCAAAGTTCACTGGCGGCGTATCCTTCAGGAACGTTTGCAGAAATTTTCAGTCAGCGTTTTGACGATTGGATGTACAGCAACAACCCGACGAGTTATTTTTATTTGATCATTACAATCCTGCCTTTTTTGATGGTGGGTGCAGCGGCCGCAAAGGTGCAATTAATTGAACGCGCTGCCCATTACCGCAAACTATGGATCAGCCTCGCAGTTGGCGGTCTTGTCATAGGCCTGTTGTTAAAGTCCACACCACTGTTGATTGATAACAACTATGCATTCCAATACCTGCAGGATATTTTCGGCGGCCCGCTTGTCGCCGTCGGCTATGCGGCTTTGATTGCATTGATGGCGCAGAGCAATGGGCTTCGGAAGCTGCTGAGCCCGTTGGCCAAGGCAGGGCGTATGTCGCTGACCACTTACATTGGCCAGTCGATTATTGCGACATTCATTTTCTATTCGTATGGCTTAGGGCTGTATGGACAAGTTGATGTCTTGACCGGCACATGGATTGCACTCGGGATTTTCGCGATCCAGTTGATTTTTGCGGAGTTATGGCTATCCAAGTTTGCACAAGGTCCCTTGGAATATCTTTCAAGGCGATTGACTTACGGAAGAAATTTAGAAAAAAGCAACAATTCAAAACGATGA
- the addA gene encoding helicase-exonuclease AddAB subunit AddA, whose protein sequence is MIPIKPTDAAWTDEQWQAIWAKGQDMLVSAAAGSGKTAVLINRMIEKVLDEKEPVSVDELLVVTFTNASAAEMRHRMFTALEKAVAENPDSQHLRKQMRLINKAQISTLHSFCLQVVKQYAYLLEIDPGFRIANETEAALLRDDVLEAVLESAYEGEHAEAVYRLADSFTSDRNDQAMEVLLSKLYDYSRVHPEPDHWLEQVPALYAVPDGAVVDDLPFIADLKMTIRHALEEALHLADEGNQLALRPDGPVLLSETFEMDMDLVRTALDALDESWDSLYNFSKAFAWPKAATIRKDSCDAELAEEAKAKRNDVKKIVNGVMDAYFVRSPKRLLDEMREMAPLMKTLVELTKVFAAQYKALKIDRALVDFSDLEHYALEILSDGGKPSQIAHDYQKQFKEVLVDEYQDTNMLQETILNLVKSGGEADGNLFMVGDVKQSIYRFRLAEPMLFLGKYSRFTGDADGTGLRVDLNANFRSRREVLDGTNYIFAQIMGERVGEINYDEAAALKNKAPYPDQDVPVELTLIHEPESDEEPEEDLAKSQWEARYIAKKIRELMEKETHVYDPWKQQQRPLEYSDIVVLMRSMTWSGDFVDEFKAAGIPLYAELTGGYFDALEVMIMLNTLRVIDNPYQDIPLVSVLRAPFIGLKENELAEIRLAAPQASFYDAVKTFIQGGSGIDPAAAEKLRRFMLHLEDWRNLARRGSLAELIWQVYLDTNYYEMAGAMSNGKQRQANLRTLHDRALEYEKTSFRGLFRFLRFIDRMRERGDDLGTAKSLSEKENVVRLMTVHKSKGLEFPVVFFAGAGRMFNEMDFHKPYLFDQDYGLAVKAVNPDTRLEYTSLPFLAVKEMKQLQMKAEEMRVLYVAMTRAKERLYLTASVKEIDRLFGKWKVNSKDTLLPDYVRSRAKGYLDWIGPAISRHPDAAETLQANGSSLPHSSRFRINIVESASLVPALLDVDELLQPNAQDKDFTEEIARRFDFRYPYQYAVEKRSKQSVSEMKRIQMLQRMDEPESFIQAAAPVRRTLVHRPDFMQDKRLSAADVGTAVHAVMQHIPLTKKMQAAEIAEFVETLVGMEILSPEEGKAVKIQEIEQFYGTELASRLANAKNVRREVPFTYAKKDIDGDHQIIQGIVDCLFEEEDGWVLLDYKTDSIYQMADIAGEMAARYNVQLAIYQEAVEEILQISIKERLLYLFAAKQTVKI, encoded by the coding sequence ATGATTCCGATAAAACCGACTGATGCCGCATGGACAGATGAACAGTGGCAAGCCATTTGGGCAAAGGGGCAGGATATGCTCGTTTCTGCAGCAGCGGGGTCCGGTAAAACGGCCGTGCTGATCAACCGGATGATTGAAAAAGTGCTGGATGAAAAAGAGCCGGTCTCTGTGGATGAGCTGCTTGTCGTGACGTTCACGAACGCATCCGCCGCCGAAATGCGCCATCGCATGTTCACTGCTTTGGAAAAGGCGGTAGCGGAAAACCCCGATTCCCAACATTTGCGGAAACAAATGCGGCTCATCAATAAAGCACAGATTTCCACACTGCATTCGTTTTGCCTGCAGGTAGTTAAGCAATACGCATACTTGCTGGAAATCGATCCGGGTTTCCGCATCGCCAATGAAACAGAAGCTGCGCTGCTCCGGGATGACGTACTGGAAGCGGTCCTTGAATCCGCTTATGAAGGAGAGCACGCTGAAGCCGTCTACCGCCTCGCGGACAGTTTTACATCCGACCGCAACGACCAGGCGATGGAAGTGCTGCTGAGCAAGCTGTATGACTATTCACGCGTGCATCCGGAGCCTGACCACTGGCTCGAACAAGTGCCGGCGCTTTATGCAGTTCCGGACGGAGCAGTGGTCGATGATTTGCCGTTTATCGCTGATTTGAAAATGACCATTCGCCACGCGCTTGAAGAAGCGCTTCATTTGGCGGACGAAGGAAATCAGCTGGCGCTTCGCCCTGATGGCCCCGTTCTATTAAGCGAAACATTTGAAATGGATATGGACTTGGTCCGTACGGCACTGGATGCCCTGGACGAATCATGGGACAGCCTCTACAATTTCTCAAAAGCGTTCGCTTGGCCGAAAGCGGCCACGATCCGCAAAGATTCGTGCGACGCTGAACTTGCAGAAGAAGCAAAAGCGAAACGCAATGACGTGAAAAAAATCGTCAATGGCGTGATGGACGCTTATTTCGTCCGGTCGCCTAAACGGCTGCTCGATGAAATGCGCGAGATGGCTCCGTTGATGAAAACATTGGTGGAGTTGACGAAAGTCTTTGCGGCACAATACAAAGCACTGAAAATTGACCGTGCATTGGTCGATTTCTCCGATTTGGAGCATTATGCCCTGGAAATTCTAAGTGACGGAGGCAAGCCGTCCCAAATTGCGCACGATTACCAAAAGCAATTTAAAGAAGTGCTGGTGGATGAATACCAGGACACCAATATGCTTCAGGAAACCATTTTGAATCTGGTGAAGTCCGGCGGCGAAGCGGACGGCAATCTCTTTATGGTAGGCGACGTCAAGCAGTCGATTTACCGCTTCCGCCTCGCTGAACCGATGCTGTTTCTTGGCAAGTACAGCCGGTTTACGGGAGATGCTGACGGGACAGGCCTGCGGGTTGACTTGAATGCCAATTTTAGAAGCCGGCGGGAAGTTCTGGATGGCACCAATTACATTTTTGCCCAGATCATGGGCGAGCGTGTCGGAGAAATCAATTACGATGAAGCCGCCGCGCTGAAAAACAAGGCGCCTTATCCTGATCAGGATGTTCCGGTTGAATTAACCTTGATCCATGAGCCGGAAAGCGATGAAGAGCCGGAAGAAGATTTAGCGAAATCCCAGTGGGAAGCCCGCTACATTGCAAAGAAAATCCGTGAATTAATGGAGAAAGAAACCCATGTCTACGATCCCTGGAAGCAGCAGCAGCGTCCATTGGAATACAGTGACATTGTCGTCCTGATGCGTTCGATGACCTGGTCGGGTGATTTTGTGGATGAGTTTAAAGCAGCCGGCATTCCGCTGTATGCCGAATTGACTGGCGGCTATTTTGATGCACTGGAAGTCATGATCATGCTGAATACGCTGCGTGTGATTGACAATCCGTACCAGGATATCCCTTTAGTGTCCGTGCTCCGGGCGCCGTTCATCGGATTAAAAGAAAATGAGTTGGCAGAAATCCGGTTGGCGGCTCCGCAAGCATCGTTTTACGATGCCGTCAAAACCTTTATCCAGGGGGGATCGGGCATCGACCCGGCTGCTGCGGAAAAACTGCGCCGCTTTATGCTTCATTTGGAAGACTGGCGCAACTTGGCGCGGCGGGGGTCGCTTGCTGAACTGATCTGGCAGGTTTATTTGGATACGAATTACTACGAAATGGCCGGAGCGATGTCGAACGGCAAGCAGCGGCAAGCGAATTTGCGGACTCTCCATGACCGGGCATTGGAATACGAAAAAACATCGTTCCGTGGATTGTTCCGCTTTCTGCGTTTTATCGACCGGATGCGGGAGCGCGGAGACGACCTAGGGACAGCCAAGTCGTTGAGTGAAAAAGAAAATGTGGTCCGGTTGATGACGGTCCATAAGTCAAAAGGGCTGGAATTTCCGGTTGTGTTTTTTGCCGGCGCCGGCCGCATGTTCAATGAAATGGATTTCCATAAACCTTATTTATTCGACCAGGACTACGGGCTCGCCGTAAAAGCCGTCAATCCCGATACCCGCCTCGAATACACATCACTGCCGTTTTTGGCGGTCAAAGAAATGAAGCAGCTGCAGATGAAGGCAGAAGAAATGCGCGTCTTGTATGTGGCCATGACCCGTGCAAAAGAGCGGCTTTATTTGACGGCGTCGGTCAAAGAGATTGACCGGCTGTTTGGGAAGTGGAAAGTGAATTCGAAAGATACCTTGCTGCCGGATTATGTACGTTCGCGTGCCAAAGGCTATCTGGATTGGATCGGCCCGGCAATCTCCCGGCATCCGGATGCCGCAGAAACTCTGCAGGCAAATGGCAGTTCACTGCCGCATTCATCCCGTTTCCGCATCAATATCGTCGAATCGGCTTCTTTAGTGCCGGCACTCCTTGACGTTGATGAGCTGCTGCAGCCAAATGCACAAGACAAAGACTTTACGGAAGAAATAGCACGGCGTTTTGATTTCCGTTACCCTTATCAATATGCGGTCGAAAAAAGGTCAAAGCAGTCTGTTTCCGAAATGAAGCGCATCCAGATGCTTCAGCGGATGGATGAGCCGGAATCGTTTATTCAAGCTGCTGCACCGGTTCGACGGACGCTAGTTCACCGGCCGGACTTCATGCAGGATAAACGGTTGTCTGCGGCAGACGTGGGAACGGCTGTCCACGCTGTTATGCAGCACATTCCATTGACTAAAAAAATGCAGGCTGCGGAAATAGCGGAATTTGTCGAGACGCTTGTCGGCATGGAAATTTTATCGCCAGAAGAAGGAAAAGCGGTCAAGATTCAGGAAATTGAGCAGTTTTATGGAACTGAATTAGCTTCCCGCTTAGCCAATGCCAAAAACGTAAGGCGCGAAGTTCCATTTACTTATGCCAAGAAAGACATCGATGGAGACCACCAGATCATTCAGGGGATTGTCGATTGCCTGTTTGAGGAAGAAGACGGTTGGGTCCTGCTCGATTACAAAACGGACAGCATTTATCAAATGGCCGATATTGCCGGGGAAATGGCTGCCAGATACAATGTCCAGCTGGCAATTTATCAGGAAGCTGTAGAAGAAATTTTGCAGATCTCAATTAAAGAGCGACTGTTGTACCTGTTTGCGGCAAAGCAAACAGTGAAAATTTAG